Proteins encoded in a region of the Acidobacteriota bacterium genome:
- a CDS encoding VWA domain-containing protein: MTQFPLVRRPLAVAALCVSGAVVAATAGTVLLAQRTPNQQRAVISVVDKKGAPVATLATTDLTVREDGIAREVLKVEPATGAMEIAILVDTSTATTGTITDLRHSVKAFAAAIWEKSPDTQIALYTFGERPTLEADFSSSAVNLNRRADRLFAASGSGAYFIDAVIEASGVLKKRAGARPVIVAYVDENGPEFSNRRNDHAFDALAAARASLWTVSRQGFGSSTSTPENRERGIVIGDVTTKTGGRSSTVFDGSAVKGRFADVATQLLAQFVVTYGRPETLVPPDKLEIKLTNKDLRLAAPRWTTR, translated from the coding sequence ATGACACAATTCCCCCTCGTACGGCGTCCCCTGGCGGTCGCGGCCTTGTGCGTCAGCGGGGCTGTTGTCGCTGCCACCGCCGGAACCGTCCTTCTGGCACAACGGACACCCAACCAGCAACGCGCGGTCATTTCGGTGGTGGACAAAAAGGGCGCACCCGTGGCCACCCTGGCCACGACGGACCTGACCGTCCGGGAGGATGGCATCGCGCGCGAAGTGCTCAAGGTGGAGCCCGCGACGGGCGCGATGGAAATCGCCATTCTTGTGGACACGAGCACCGCCACAACGGGCACCATCACGGACCTGCGCCACTCGGTCAAAGCGTTTGCGGCAGCGATCTGGGAAAAAAGTCCCGACACGCAGATTGCCCTCTACACATTCGGCGAACGGCCGACCCTGGAAGCCGATTTTTCGTCGAGCGCCGTGAACCTGAACCGCCGTGCAGACCGCCTGTTTGCCGCATCGGGATCGGGCGCGTATTTCATCGACGCGGTCATCGAAGCCTCCGGCGTACTCAAGAAACGCGCCGGCGCCCGGCCAGTCATCGTGGCCTACGTCGACGAAAACGGCCCGGAGTTCAGCAACCGGCGCAACGACCATGCGTTTGACGCGCTCGCCGCGGCGCGTGCGTCGTTGTGGACGGTGTCACGTCAGGGATTTGGCAGCAGCACATCGACGCCGGAAAACCGCGAGCGGGGCATCGTCATCGGCGACGTCACCACAAAAACAGGCGGGCGCAGTTCCACCGTGTTCGACGGGTCGGCGGTCAAGGGCCGCTTTGCCGATGTGGCCACGCAACTGCTGGCGCAGTTCGTGGTGACCTACGGCCGCCCCGAGACCCTGGTGCCGCCCGACAAGCTGGAGATCAAGCTGACGAACAAAGACCTGCGGCTCGCCGCACCGCGGTGGACCACTCGATGA
- a CDS encoding AtpZ/AtpI family protein, with protein sequence MQEVPRPGGKKPRLDTLKSFERSMRAFQENVQRAGPAASASYTLTGGILLLGGLGYVADRWLGTSPWLLISGLVLGIVVGFYALIMASRRGQV encoded by the coding sequence ATGCAGGAAGTGCCTCGACCGGGCGGCAAGAAGCCCCGTCTCGACACGCTGAAGTCGTTTGAGCGTTCGATGCGGGCCTTCCAGGAGAATGTGCAGCGGGCGGGCCCGGCGGCCAGCGCCAGTTACACCCTCACTGGAGGAATTCTGTTGCTGGGTGGTCTCGGCTACGTCGCAGACCGGTGGCTGGGGACGTCACCGTGGCTTTTGATATCGGGATTGGTCCTCGGGATCGTGGTCGGGTTTTACGCGCTGATCATGGCTTCACGTCGGGGCCAGGTGTAG
- a CDS encoding VWA domain-containing protein, translating to MTRVVALAGVLALVAGTTAPDAQVFRVGTDVVSLNVTVTEGEVLVPGLEQALFSVYEDGVQQDITYFSRTPQPIALSLLIDTSTSMEFKLGVAQEAAIGFARRLNPTDAAQIIDFDSRHEILQTFTADKALLEQAIRKTRVGGSTSLYNAIYVALSELKRVRAATPDQVRRQAIVVLSDGEDTSSLIAYEDVLESAKRSEVAVYAIGLRSKTDRPTRGFNEAEFVLRTLSQETGGRPFFVEDVAQLPGIYQQIADELANQYSIGYTSKNPKRDGAWRAIVVKVNRPNTAARTKRGYFAPVPPKTPRLEFAK from the coding sequence ATGACACGTGTCGTGGCGCTGGCCGGCGTGCTGGCGCTGGTGGCCGGGACGACCGCGCCGGACGCGCAGGTCTTCCGCGTCGGCACCGACGTGGTGTCACTCAACGTCACCGTGACCGAGGGCGAGGTGTTGGTCCCCGGCCTGGAGCAGGCGCTGTTTTCGGTCTACGAAGATGGCGTGCAGCAGGACATTACGTATTTTTCCCGGACGCCGCAGCCCATCGCGCTCTCGCTGCTCATCGATACCAGCACGAGCATGGAGTTCAAACTCGGCGTCGCGCAGGAAGCGGCGATCGGATTCGCCCGCCGCCTCAATCCGACCGACGCGGCGCAGATCATCGACTTCGACAGCCGCCACGAGATCCTGCAGACGTTTACCGCCGACAAGGCCCTGCTCGAACAGGCGATCCGCAAGACACGCGTCGGTGGATCCACGTCGCTCTATAACGCCATCTACGTGGCGCTCAGTGAGCTGAAGCGCGTGCGCGCGGCGACGCCGGATCAAGTGCGACGGCAGGCGATTGTGGTGTTGTCGGACGGCGAAGACACGTCCAGCCTGATCGCCTATGAAGATGTGCTCGAGTCGGCCAAGCGCTCGGAAGTGGCGGTGTATGCCATCGGCTTGCGCTCGAAGACCGATCGCCCGACACGCGGATTCAACGAGGCCGAGTTCGTGCTGCGGACGCTCTCGCAGGAAACCGGCGGTCGGCCGTTTTTCGTCGAAGATGTCGCGCAGTTGCCCGGCATCTACCAGCAGATTGCGGATGAACTGGCGAACCAGTACTCGATCGGTTACACCTCGAAGAATCCCAAACGTGATGGCGCATGGCGAGCCATCGTCGTCAAAGTCAACCGCCCGAACACGGCCGCCCGCACCAAACGGGGCTACTTCGCGCCCGTGCCACCCAAAACGCCACGCCTCGAATTCGCGAAATGA
- the atpB gene encoding F0F1 ATP synthase subunit A, whose product MMEQAHEAAQAGHAAAGKFNAGETIIGHVANSSADHPLIHIGPFFGIDFSVTKHVFMVWLVAAVTFVVITSLVRRYLKQPERVPTGGMNVLEFLVEFLRDTVAEPNLGKKYMSAWAPLLLTLFFFILTANVMGMIPIFDVLTLLDHYVLHSAEDSLVKGILHGGATATANFNVTAGLALITFVSIMIAGTKKHGFVQHWKNLVPPGLATPVYFLLVPLEFIGMLVRPFALTMRLAANMAGGHIAILAILSFVFIFTEMFASSAAGMGIGFGFSLPLAVAISGLELIVILVQAYVFTLLSAVFIGMAIHAHH is encoded by the coding sequence ATGATGGAACAAGCTCACGAGGCCGCGCAGGCCGGTCACGCCGCCGCCGGAAAGTTCAATGCCGGCGAGACCATCATTGGGCACGTTGCGAACAGCAGCGCTGACCATCCGCTGATTCACATCGGTCCGTTTTTCGGCATCGACTTCTCAGTCACCAAACACGTGTTCATGGTGTGGCTCGTGGCGGCCGTCACGTTTGTGGTCATCACCTCGCTGGTGCGCCGCTACCTCAAGCAGCCCGAACGCGTGCCCACCGGCGGCATGAACGTCCTCGAGTTCCTCGTCGAATTTCTGCGCGATACCGTCGCCGAGCCCAACCTCGGCAAGAAGTACATGAGCGCGTGGGCGCCGCTCCTGCTGACGTTGTTCTTCTTCATTCTCACGGCCAACGTCATGGGCATGATCCCGATCTTCGACGTGCTGACGCTGCTGGATCACTACGTCCTGCACAGCGCTGAGGACTCGCTCGTCAAAGGCATCCTGCACGGCGGCGCCACTGCCACGGCGAATTTTAATGTGACGGCGGGCCTCGCGCTCATCACGTTCGTCTCAATCATGATCGCGGGCACCAAGAAGCACGGCTTCGTGCAGCACTGGAAGAACCTGGTGCCACCGGGACTGGCCACGCCGGTGTACTTCCTGCTGGTGCCACTTGAGTTCATCGGCATGCTCGTGCGGCCGTTCGCGCTCACCATGCGACTTGCCGCGAACATGGCGGGCGGCCACATCGCGATTCTCGCAATTCTCTCGTTTGTGTTTATCTTCACCGAGATGTTCGCCAGTTCGGCGGCCGGCATGGGGATCGGCTTCGGATTCTCACTGCCGCTGGCCGTGGCCATCTCCGGCCTCGAGCTCATCGTCATTCTCGTGCAGGCCTACGTATTCACCCTTCTGTCTGCCGTGTTTATCGGCATGGCAATTCACGCGCACCACTAA